Proteins encoded within one genomic window of Macrotis lagotis isolate mMagLag1 chromosome 3, bilby.v1.9.chrom.fasta, whole genome shotgun sequence:
- the LOC141519613 gene encoding olfactory receptor 10AG1-like, protein MAETNISMVMEFILLGFSDLPSLQGFLFGIFLTIYTSILVGNGLIIVITKVTAALQTPMYFFLGNFSFLEICYTSVTMPRMLSDLWTQKKSISLIACAVQLGFLLILGGTECLFLTVMAYDRYVAICKPLYYPLIMNPQKCNQLVTGAWVIGIPIQIAQTWQIFSLSFCGSNKLNHVFCDIVPILKLACGDTSMSELSVFCGAIIFVTFPALLILWSYNNIIKTILKLPSAMGRRKAFSTCSSHLIVVGLFYGSAIIVYLRPKSSHSPGVDKVLSLFYTIVTPLFNPLIYSLRNRDVIAAIKQLRPN, encoded by the coding sequence ATGGCAGAAACAAATATCAGCATGGTGATGGAATTCATTCTCCTGGGATTTTCTGATCTTCCAAGTCTCCAAGGATttctctttggaattttcttaaccATCTATACAAGTATCCTGGTTGGAAATGGCCTCATCATTGTCATTACCAAAGTTACTGCTGCTCTCCAAACCCCCATGTACTTTTttcttggaaatttttctttcttagaaatCTGCTACACATCAGTGACTATGCCAAGAATGTTGTCAGACCTTTGGACACAGAAGAAAAGTATTTCTTTAATAGCTTGTGCTGTGCAGCTTGGTTTCCTCCTTATTCTAGGAGGCACCGAATGCTTGTTCCTGACTGTGATGGCCTATGATCGTTATGTGGCTATCTGTAAGCCGCTCTACTATCCTCTCATCATGAACCCCCAAAAGTGCAATCAGCTGGTGACTGGTGCCTGGGTCATTGGAATTCCAATTCAGATAGCACAAACATGGCAGatattctctctgtctttctgtgggtctAATAAACTCAATCATGTTTTCTGTGACATTGTCCCAATATTGAAACTGGCATGTGGAGATACTTCTATGAGTGAGCTATCTGTTTTTTGCGGTGCTATTATCTTTGTTACCTTTCCTGCACTGTTGATATTGTGGTCTTACAACAATATCATCAAGACCATCCTGAAGCTACCGTCTGCCATGGGGAGACGCAAAGCCTTCTCTACTTGTTCCTCTCACCTGATAGTTGTGGGCCTTTTCTATGGGTCTGCTATTATTGTGTATTTGAGACCTAAGTCTAGCCACTCACCAGGAGTAGACAAAGTACTTTCCCTGTTTTATACTATTGTGACCCCACTCTTTAATCCTCTAATATACAGTCTGAGGAACAGGGATGTCATTGCAGCAATAAAACAACTAAGACCAAATTGA